The Stutzerimonas stutzeri genome segment GCCGAGGACAAACGCGCCATCGTGGCCCGCCTGATCGAACGGCTGCGCGCGGGCGGCTTGTTGTTCATCGGCCATGCGGAAAGCCTGCATGGCTTTGGGCTGCCACTGCGCAGCGTGGCGCCCTCGGTCTTTCAGCGCCTATGAACACGCCCCGTTTTCTCATGCCCGGCCAATACCTGTTCGGCCAGCATCCCGAGCCGGTGGTGACGCTGCTCGGCTCATGCGTGGCTGTCGTCCTGTGGCATCCGCGGCGTCAACTGCTTGCCGTGAGCCATTTCGTGGTGCCTGGCGGCGCCTTCGAGCGGGACGACGATACCCGCAGCGGTGAAGCGGTGTTCGCCCGGCTGCAGCAGGACATGGTCCGTCACCGCACCGCGCCCGATGAGTATCGCAAGGGCCTTTATGGCGGCGGGTCCTGCCTGCAGCCGGGCAGGCACAGCAACCTCCAGATCGGCCTCAGGAACATCGCCTTCGCCCGCGAGCGGTTCGCGCGGCTCGGCTGGCACGCCGACGACGAACAGCTTGGTGGTCTGGGTTATCGGCGTTTGACCGCCGACGGTCGGGACGGGCGCCTGGTCTGCCAGTCCTTCACTCCCCCTCAATTGCTGGAAGGCACCGCATGATCAAGGTGTTTATCGTCGATGACTCGGCGCTGGTGCGTCAGGTGCTTTCGGCCTGCCTAAAAAACCACCCGAACATCGAGGTGATCGGGCAAGCCGCCGATCCGCTGTTCGCGCTGGAAAAGATGCAGCGCAACTGGCCCGATGTGCTGGTGCTCGACGTCGAGATGCCGCGCATGGACGGCATCACCTTTCTGCGCAAGTTGATGGCCGAGCGCCCGACGCCGACGATCATCTGCTCGACGCTGACCGAGGCGGGCGCGGCCATCACCCTTGAAGCCTTTGCCGCTGGCGCCGTGGGCGTGTTCACCAAGGCCCGGCTCGGCCTGAAAGACAGCCTGTTGCAGCTCTCCAACGACCTCATCAAGCAGATCCAGCAGGCGGCCGCGACCCGGCCGCGGGTGACCGCTGCACGAAGCACGCCGGCTGTTTCCCCCGCGCGCCCGGCGGAGCCGGCAGCCAGCGCCCTGACCACCACCGACCGGGTGGTGGCGCTGGGTACATCGACCGGCGGTACTCAGGCGCTGGAGCTGGTGCTCAAACAGCTGCGCGTGGATTCGCCGGGCATCGTCATCGTTCAGCACATGCCGGAGAAATTCACCGCCGCCTTCGCTCAGCGTCTCGACAGCCTCTGCCAGATCGAGGTGCGCGAAGCCCGCCATCTGGATCGCGTGCGCTCCGGGCTGGCGCTGGTGGCGCCTGGCGGCAAGCACATGCAGCTCAAACGCAGCGGCGCGCAGTACTTCGTCGAGGTGCTCGACGGGCCGCCGGTCAACCGGCACAAGCCGTCGGTGGACGTGCTGTTTCGCTCCGTCGCCCGTCATGCCGGGCATAACGCCCTAGGGGTGATCATGACCGGCATGGGTGACGACGGCGCCCGCGGCCTGCTGGCCATGCGCGAGGCCGGTGCGCGTACGGTGGCTCAGGACGAAGCCAGCTGTGTCGTGTTTGGAATGCCCAAGGAGGCCTTGCAGGTAGGCGCGGCGCAGTGCACCGAGTCGCTGGAGAACCTGCCGCGGCTGATCACCGACTACGCCCGCGCAGTGCTGGGCTGATCGCCGGCGAGCCGAGGACCGCTTCGGCGCGTGCCTCGGCGTCCGATTCGACATCATCCTGCAGCCTTATGCCGGGGCATTCATTCGTGGCGGTTTGATTGTGAGTGAGGGTGGCCTGGCCGACACTCGCCCGATCGCGTGCAACGCATCCAATCAAAACCGCTGGAGGATATCCGAATGAGTGAAGCCATTCGCTTCGAAGACAAGGTGGTCGTGGTGACGGGCGCCGGTGGTGGCCTCGGCCGCGCCCATGCGCTGGCGTTTGCCCGCCACGGGGCGAAGGTGGTGGTCAACGATCTGGGCGGCAGCGCCCAGGGCGAGGGCGCCAATGCCTCGGCGGCCGATCGCGTGGTCGAGGAGATCCGCCAGGCGGGGGGCACCGCGGTGGCCAACCATGACTCGGTGACCGATGGCGACAAGATCATCCAGCAGGCGCTGGACAGCTTCGGCCGTATCGACGTGGTGGTGAACAACGCCGGCATCCTGCGCGACAAGACCTTTCACAAGATGGAAGACGCGGACTGGGACCTGGTCTATCGCGTACA includes the following:
- a CDS encoding chemotaxis protein CheD yields the protein MPGQYLFGQHPEPVVTLLGSCVAVVLWHPRRQLLAVSHFVVPGGAFERDDDTRSGEAVFARLQQDMVRHRTAPDEYRKGLYGGGSCLQPGRHSNLQIGLRNIAFARERFARLGWHADDEQLGGLGYRRLTADGRDGRLVCQSFTPPQLLEGTA
- a CDS encoding protein-glutamate methylesterase/protein-glutamine glutaminase, which encodes MIKVFIVDDSALVRQVLSACLKNHPNIEVIGQAADPLFALEKMQRNWPDVLVLDVEMPRMDGITFLRKLMAERPTPTIICSTLTEAGAAITLEAFAAGAVGVFTKARLGLKDSLLQLSNDLIKQIQQAAATRPRVTAARSTPAVSPARPAEPAASALTTTDRVVALGTSTGGTQALELVLKQLRVDSPGIVIVQHMPEKFTAAFAQRLDSLCQIEVREARHLDRVRSGLALVAPGGKHMQLKRSGAQYFVEVLDGPPVNRHKPSVDVLFRSVARHAGHNALGVIMTGMGDDGARGLLAMREAGARTVAQDEASCVVFGMPKEALQVGAAQCTESLENLPRLITDYARAVLG